A stretch of Rhododendron vialii isolate Sample 1 chromosome 4a, ASM3025357v1 DNA encodes these proteins:
- the LOC131321947 gene encoding F-box/kelch-repeat protein At3g23880-like encodes MSDYIPYELLPFELVIEILARLPVVSLLRFKSVCKSWYSLIKSPSFVTKHLNHRKNKHIGIYSRDDQKERYFICRDDDQCGHEYSELEFPHKAPSADFMIAGSCNGLLCMWEDSSWDKSAIIVWNPSMRKLVTLPKPPLARMCVLGFGAHPTTHEYKVVRIVYQTYPYQHELQPYVELYTQGTGSWRGLGSTFPLYCFIDITRKASQAFVSGAVNWIAEDPRVSVGYRSIIVSFDMSTETFSEMILPPALADRERRSLSVTLFRESLAMLCGQQRDKDDCCIWVMKEYGVPESWTKLFSFRLDWPVYPKRTLGFMKHNEVLVSTIDNRLLSYDIGTKALVDTGIRGHPSSFHFEPFVESLVLVENKNGIVDGQLNPL; translated from the coding sequence ATGTCAGACTACATACCCTATGAACTATTACCCTTTGAACTAGTAATTGAAATCCTGGCAAGACTACCCGTAGTTTCTCTGCTTCGATTCAAAAGCGTATGCAAATCTTGGTATTCTCTTATCAAAAGCCCTAGTTTCGTTACCAAACACCTCAACCACCGCAAAAACAAGCACATTGGGATTTACAGCAGAGATGATCAGAAAGAGCGCTATTTTATTTGTCGAGACGACGACCAATGTGGTCATGAGTATTCAGAACTAGAGTTCCCGCATAAAGCCCCATCCGCGGATTTCATGATAGCGGGTAGCTGCAATGGTTTATTATGTATGTGGGAGGATTCTTCCTGGGATAAATCCGCTATTATTGTTTGGAACCCATCAATGAGGAAATTAGTAACTCTTCCTAAGCCTCCATTGGCGAGAATGTGTGTTCTTGGATTTGGTGCCCACCCCACAACTCATGAGTACAAGGTGGTAAGAATTGTGTATCAAACGTATCCATATCAGCATGAACTTCAACCTTATGTTGAGCTTTACACTCAAGGCACAGGATCCTGGAGAGGGTTAGGTTCGACTTTTCCTCTCTACTGTTTCATTGACATCACACGTAAGGCGTCACAAGCTTTTGTTAGTGGAGCTGTAAATTGGATTGCTGAGGATCCACGTGTGTCTGTTGGTTATCGAAGTATCATAGTGTCATTCGATATGAGTACAGAAACATTCTCTGAGATGATACTACCACCTGCTCTGGCCGATCGGGAACGACGATCTTTATCAGTTACATTGTTTCGGGAATCATTGGCTATGTTATGTGGCCAGCAAAGGGACAAGGATGACTGTTGCATTTGGGTGATGAAAGAATACGGAGTCCCAGAATCTTGGACCAAACTATTCAGCTTTAGATTGGATTGGCCAGTATATCCCAAAAGAACATTGGGCTTTATGAAACATAATGAGGTTCTTGTATCGACGATAGACAACCGATTGCTTTCTTATGACATTGGAACCAAAGCATTGGTAGATACCGGAATCAGGGGGCATCCAAGCTCCTTTCATTTTGAGCCTTTCGTTGAATCCCTTGTTTTagtggaaaacaaaaatggtatCGTGGACGGGCAGTTGAACCCGTTGTGA
- the LOC131321948 gene encoding F-box/kelch-repeat protein At3g23880-like: MSDYIPLPTELLDEILVRLPVESLIRFTSVCKSWYSLITSPSFVTKHLNHSKTNARNLLLKTYNYEKNKERYLLYRGDEKFSDEFSELEYPLSTPFRPKRIVGSCNGLICMVDRNLPSCRSIILWNPLIRKSMTLRMPSQPETPPWWFVLGFGAHPTTQEYMLVSIVFEKEDIEQPSKVELYTQGTGSWRSITCVGYPHGIAELNWSQAFVNGAIHWIAFERRVVDGLLPCSIMAFNMVSQAFSVTNMPAALVRLVNQNLVGHSIMSYGESLAVSCHEGVFCCIWVMKEYGVAESWAKLYNINLPIGLKQIIGFRKNGQVLLSTNDHRLLCYDCETKTSANPVDTESSVTFDSDTFMESIVLVKQGNGS, from the coding sequence ATGTCGGACTACATACCACTACCAACTGAACTTTTAGATGAGATTCTTGTAAGACTACCCGTCGAATCTCTGATTCGATTCACATCCGTATGCAAATCATGGTACTCTCTCATAACAAGCCCTAGTTTCGTCACCAAACACCTCAACCACAGCAAAACAAACGCCAGAAACCTTCTCCTTAAGACTTACAACTATGAGAAAAACAAAGAGCGCTATCTATTGTACCGCGGCGATGAAAAATTTAGTGATGAGTTCTCTGAATTGGAGTATCCTTTGAGTACCCCATTTCGGCCTAAAAGAATAGTGGGTAGTTGCAATGGTTTGATATGTATGGTCGATCGCAATTTGCCATCGTGTAGGAGTATTATTCTGTGGAATCCATTAATTAGAAAATCAATGACTCTTCGCATGCCCTCTCAACCGGAAACTCCTCCTTGGtggtttgttttgggatttggtGCCCACCCCACGACGCAAGAGTACATGTTGGTGTCTATTGTTTTCGAGAAGGAGGATATAGAGCAGCCTTCTAAGGTTGAGCTTTACACCCAAGGCACAGGATCATGGAGATCCATCACCTGTGTTGGTTATCCACATGGCATTGCGGAGTTGAATTGGTCCCAGGCTTTTGTTAATGGAGCAATACATTGGATTGCATTTGAAAGGAGAGTGGTGGATGGTCTCCTCCCCTGTTCGATAATGGCATTCAATATGGTTTCTCAAGCATTCTCGGTGACGAATATGCCTGCCGCTCTGGTGCGTCTGGTCAATCAAAACCTAGTGGGCCACTCGATTATGTCATATGGAGAATCACTGGCAGTGTCATGTCACGAAGGGGTTTTTTGTTGCATATGGGTGATGAAAGAATATGGAGTTGCAGAATCTTGGGCTAAACTATACAATATTAATCTTCCAATAGGGTTGAAACAGATAATAGGATTTAGGAAAAATGGTCAAGTTCTGCTATCGACGAATGACCACCGGCTACTTTGTTACGACTGTGAGACCAAAACCTCTGCAAATCCCGTAGATACAGAGAGTTCGGTTACATTTGACAGTGATACTTTCATGGAATCCATAGTTTTAGTGAAACAAGGAAATGGTAGTTGA